A window of Silurus meridionalis isolate SWU-2019-XX chromosome 4, ASM1480568v1, whole genome shotgun sequence contains these coding sequences:
- the top1mt gene encoding DNA topoisomerase I, mitochondrial isoform X1, with the protein MKAEEKSKRAGEGHSHSKKRSAETNDHRIRKKAKSTRSGSKEKLEDSELNEKYPRSSVKNSHSRISHKPLQESKITSSEKVKFDAEISVSEAEKVKVDLYEELEKRVDGNNNLEEAMRAQGKAEQEGYEIPFLPEGTKNYKSNSTKSSPKDPHKITDDEDPKLQGKRSEKLQKNKNRKCTPDVNSHSVCQIDNSHTSLTAVKEEDVKEQIFNPISDRAQTCLPVENDLEVRNAEKMRDKESTVSIAQDKAQGQKKKRSSRSTEQEPKKNKKAKREKDEEKEKQNKKGVKKAEDEAGKWKWWEEGKHADGQKWRSLEHKGPLFPPEYELLPSDVQFLYDGAPVQLNPAAEEVATFYAKMLDHEYTAKQVFQNNFFTDWKEVMTEDERKLIKKLYKCDFSKIHAYFLEKTEAKKNMTKEEKQVLKDEATKLTEEYGYCLLDGHKEKIGNFRLEPPGLFRGRGEHPKMGKLKRRVQPEDVIINCSQDVKVPEPPAGHRWKRVQHDNTVTWLASWVENIHGHIKYIMLNPSSKLKGEKDWQKYETARKLKLSVDDIRREYRRAWSAREMKQRQRGVALYFIDKLALRAGNEKDDDTADTVGCCSLRVEHITLHRHQDGQDYLVEFDFLGKDSIRYYNKVPVEKQVFKNLKLFMENKDPEDDLFDRISTIYLNKKLNEAMPGLTAKVFRTFNASTTLQEQLGKLTIDDMTVEEKLLAYNRANRAVAILCNHQRAAPKTFEKSMLALQEKIKKKKEEVEKAKKELKQAKKDHKEQPSEKSKKLVEKKENALKRLSEQLKKLKLQETDREENKVIALGTSKLNYLDPRITVAWCKKHNVPVEKIYNKTHRAKFAWAIDMADENFQF; encoded by the exons ATGAAGGCGGAGGAGAAAAGTAAGAGAGCCGGAGAAGGCCATTCACACAGCAAGAAAAGATCAGCTGAGACAAACGACCACAG AATTAGAAAGAAAGCGAAATCGACGAGATCAGGATCCAAGGAAAAACTTGAAGATTCTGAACTGAATGAAAAGTACCCCAGATCTTCTGTAAAG AACTCTCACTCAAGGATTTCACACAAACCTCTCCAGGAGTCTAAGATCACAAG CTCTGAAAAAGTCAAGTTTGATGCCGAGATCAGTGTATCTGAAGCCGAAAAGGTTAAGGtg GATTTGTATGAAGAGTTGGAAAAGAG AGTGGATGGAAACAATAACTTGGAGGAAGCAATGCGGGCACAAGGGAAAGCAGAACAAGAAGGATATGAAAT ACCTTTTTTACCTGAGGGAACTAAGAACTATAAg TCTAACAGCACTAAAAGCAGTCCCAAGGATCCACACAAGATTACTGATGACGAAGATCCTAAACTCCAAGGAAAGAG ATCTGAAAAgcttcagaaaaataaaaacaggaaatgtaCTCCTGATGTCAATAGTCATTCAGTATGT cagaTTGATAATAGCCACACATCTCTGACAGctgtgaaagaggaagatgttaAAGAGCAAATCTTTAATCCCATTTCTGACCGTGCACAAACATGTCTGCCTGTTGAGAATGATCTAGAGGTGAGAAATGCTGAAAAGATGAGGGACAAAGAGTCCACTGTCAGTATTGCACAGGATAAAGCACAAGgccagaagaaaaaaaggagctCTCGCAGCACAGAACAAGagccaaagaaaaataaaaaggccaAGAGGGAAAAGgatgaggaaaaggaaaaacagaacAAGAAAGGAGTGAAAAAAGCTGAGGATGAAGCTGGTAAATGGAAATG GTGGGAGGAAGGAAAGCATGCAGATGGTCAGAAGTGGAGAAGTCTTGAGCACAAAGGGCCTCTCTTCCCACCGGAATATGAACTTTTACCAAGCGATGTGCAGTTTTTATATGATG gagCGCCTGTGCAGCTAAACCCAGCTGCAGAAGAAGTAGCAACTTTTTATGCCAAGATGCTCGATCATGAGTACACCGCCAAGCAggtttttcaaaacaatttctTCACTGACTGGAAGGAG gTAATGACAGAAGATGAAAGGAAACTAATCAAGAAGCTGTACAAGTGTGATTTCAGCAAAATCCATGCATACTTTTTGGAAAAGACAGAAGCAAAGAAAAACATGACGAAGGAAGAAAAACAG GTTTTAAAGGATGAAGCCACTAAACTAACAGAGGAGTATGGATACTGTCTGTTGGATGGACACAAGGAAAAAATAGGCAATTTCCGTCTGGAGCCTCCCGGGCTGTTTAGGGGACGAGGGGAGCACCCCAAAATGGGCAAGCTGAAGAGACGTGTCCAGCCTGAGGATGTGATTATTAACTGCAGTCA AGACGTAAAGGTCCCAGAGCCACCTGCAGGTCATCGGTGGAAGAGAGTGCAGCATGATAACACAGTCACATGGCTGGCATCCTGGGTGGAGAACATCCATGGACACATCAAGTACATCATGCTCAATCCCAGCTCCAAACTTAAG GGTGAGAAAGACTGGCAAAAGTATGAAACGGCTCGTAAGCTAAAACTGAGTGTAGACGATATAAGACGTGAGTACCGAAGGGCCTGGAGTGCTCGAGAGATGAAACAAAGACAACGAGGAGTTGCTTTATACTTCATTGACAAG CTAGCTCTGAGGGCTGGTAATGAGAAAGATGATGATACCGCAGACACAGTGGGCTGCTGCTCTCTGCGTGTAGAGCACATCACCCTCCACCGACACCAGGATGGTCAGGACTATCTAGTTGAGTTTGACTTCCTGGGCAAGGACTCCATCAGATATTACAACAAAGTGCCTGTGGAAAAACAA GTTTTCAAAAACTTGAAACTGTTCATGGAAAACAAGGATCCAGAAGACGACTTATTCGACAGAATTTCT ACAATCTACCTCAATAAGAAGCTAAATGAGGCAATGCCTGGACTGACAGCCAAAGTGTTTCGAACTTTCAATGCTTCTACCACTCTGCAGGAGCAGCTGGGCAAGCTCACCATTG ATGATATGACTGTGGAGGAAAAACTGCTGGCCTATAACCGAGCGAACAGAGCTGTGGCTATACTCTGCAACCACCAGAGGGCAGCACCCAAAACATTTGAGAAGTCCATGTTAGCCCTTCAGGAGAAG atcaaaaagaaaaaagaggaagtggAGAAAGCCAAAAAGGAGCTGAAGCAAGCAAAGAAAGATCACAAGGAGCAACCGTCGGAGAAGTCAAAGAA GCtggtggagaagaaggaaaatgcTTTGAAGAGACTGTCAGAGCAGTTAAAGAAGCTCAAGCTGCAGGAGACGGACCGAGAGGAGAACAAGGTCATCGCTCTGGGCACTTCCAAGCTCAACTACCTCGACCCCCGCATTACTGTGGCCTG GTGTAAGAAGCACAACGTTCCTGTGGAGAAGATCTACAACAAGACTCACAGGGCGAAATTTGCCTGGGCTATTGACATGGCTGATGAAAACTTCCAGTTCTAA
- the top1mt gene encoding DNA topoisomerase I, mitochondrial isoform X9, with product MKICYDSLIRVFVQFRRTAFACHSIRDYARAAASARAPRWEEGKHADGQKWRSLEHKGPLFPPEYELLPSDVQFLYDGAPVQLNPAAEEVATFYAKMLDHEYTAKQVFQNNFFTDWKEVMTEDERKLIKKLYKCDFSKIHAYFLEKTEAKKNMTKEEKQVLKDEATKLTEEYGYCLLDGHKEKIGNFRLEPPGLFRGRGEHPKMGKLKRRVQPEDVIINCSQDVKVPEPPAGHRWKRVQHDNTVTWLASWVENIHGHIKYIMLNPSSKLKGEKDWQKYETARKLKLSVDDIRREYRRAWSAREMKQRQRGVALYFIDKLALRAGNEKDDDTADTVGCCSLRVEHITLHRHQDGQDYLVEFDFLGKDSIRYYNKVPVEKQVFKNLKLFMENKDPEDDLFDRISTIYLNKKLNEAMPGLTAKVFRTFNASTTLQEQLGKLTIDDMTVEEKLLAYNRANRAVAILCNHQRAAPKTFEKSMLALQEKIKKKKEEVEKAKKELKQAKKDHKEQPSEKSKKLVEKKENALKRLSEQLKKLKLQETDREENKVIALGTSKLNYLDPRITVAWCKKHNVPVEKIYNKTHRAKFAWAIDMADENFQF from the exons ATGAAAATATGTTATGATTCGTTGATTCGCGTTTTCGTGCAGTTTCGCAGAACTGCTTTTGCGTGTCACTCTATCAGAGATTATGCACGTGCTGCTGCGAGTGCGCGCGCGCCGAG GTGGGAGGAAGGAAAGCATGCAGATGGTCAGAAGTGGAGAAGTCTTGAGCACAAAGGGCCTCTCTTCCCACCGGAATATGAACTTTTACCAAGCGATGTGCAGTTTTTATATGATG gagCGCCTGTGCAGCTAAACCCAGCTGCAGAAGAAGTAGCAACTTTTTATGCCAAGATGCTCGATCATGAGTACACCGCCAAGCAggtttttcaaaacaatttctTCACTGACTGGAAGGAG gTAATGACAGAAGATGAAAGGAAACTAATCAAGAAGCTGTACAAGTGTGATTTCAGCAAAATCCATGCATACTTTTTGGAAAAGACAGAAGCAAAGAAAAACATGACGAAGGAAGAAAAACAG GTTTTAAAGGATGAAGCCACTAAACTAACAGAGGAGTATGGATACTGTCTGTTGGATGGACACAAGGAAAAAATAGGCAATTTCCGTCTGGAGCCTCCCGGGCTGTTTAGGGGACGAGGGGAGCACCCCAAAATGGGCAAGCTGAAGAGACGTGTCCAGCCTGAGGATGTGATTATTAACTGCAGTCA AGACGTAAAGGTCCCAGAGCCACCTGCAGGTCATCGGTGGAAGAGAGTGCAGCATGATAACACAGTCACATGGCTGGCATCCTGGGTGGAGAACATCCATGGACACATCAAGTACATCATGCTCAATCCCAGCTCCAAACTTAAG GGTGAGAAAGACTGGCAAAAGTATGAAACGGCTCGTAAGCTAAAACTGAGTGTAGACGATATAAGACGTGAGTACCGAAGGGCCTGGAGTGCTCGAGAGATGAAACAAAGACAACGAGGAGTTGCTTTATACTTCATTGACAAG CTAGCTCTGAGGGCTGGTAATGAGAAAGATGATGATACCGCAGACACAGTGGGCTGCTGCTCTCTGCGTGTAGAGCACATCACCCTCCACCGACACCAGGATGGTCAGGACTATCTAGTTGAGTTTGACTTCCTGGGCAAGGACTCCATCAGATATTACAACAAAGTGCCTGTGGAAAAACAA GTTTTCAAAAACTTGAAACTGTTCATGGAAAACAAGGATCCAGAAGACGACTTATTCGACAGAATTTCT ACAATCTACCTCAATAAGAAGCTAAATGAGGCAATGCCTGGACTGACAGCCAAAGTGTTTCGAACTTTCAATGCTTCTACCACTCTGCAGGAGCAGCTGGGCAAGCTCACCATTG ATGATATGACTGTGGAGGAAAAACTGCTGGCCTATAACCGAGCGAACAGAGCTGTGGCTATACTCTGCAACCACCAGAGGGCAGCACCCAAAACATTTGAGAAGTCCATGTTAGCCCTTCAGGAGAAG atcaaaaagaaaaaagaggaagtggAGAAAGCCAAAAAGGAGCTGAAGCAAGCAAAGAAAGATCACAAGGAGCAACCGTCGGAGAAGTCAAAGAA GCtggtggagaagaaggaaaatgcTTTGAAGAGACTGTCAGAGCAGTTAAAGAAGCTCAAGCTGCAGGAGACGGACCGAGAGGAGAACAAGGTCATCGCTCTGGGCACTTCCAAGCTCAACTACCTCGACCCCCGCATTACTGTGGCCTG GTGTAAGAAGCACAACGTTCCTGTGGAGAAGATCTACAACAAGACTCACAGGGCGAAATTTGCCTGGGCTATTGACATGGCTGATGAAAACTTCCAGTTCTAA
- the top1mt gene encoding DNA topoisomerase I, mitochondrial isoform X6 translates to MKAEEKSKRAGEGHSHSKKRSAETNDHRIRKKAKSTRSGSKEKLEDSELNEKYPRSSVKESKITSSEKVKFDAEISVSEAEKVKDLYEELEKRVDGNNNLEEAMRAQGKAEQEGYEIPFLPEGTKNYKSNSTKSSPKDPHKITDDEDPKLQGKRSEKLQKNKNRKCTPDVNSHSVCQIDNSHTSLTAVKEEDVKEQIFNPISDRAQTCLPVENDLEVRNAEKMRDKESTVSIAQDKAQGQKKKRSSRSTEQEPKKNKKAKREKDEEKEKQNKKGVKKAEDEAGKWKWWEEGKHADGQKWRSLEHKGPLFPPEYELLPSDVQFLYDGAPVQLNPAAEEVATFYAKMLDHEYTAKQVFQNNFFTDWKEVMTEDERKLIKKLYKCDFSKIHAYFLEKTEAKKNMTKEEKQVLKDEATKLTEEYGYCLLDGHKEKIGNFRLEPPGLFRGRGEHPKMGKLKRRVQPEDVIINCSQDVKVPEPPAGHRWKRVQHDNTVTWLASWVENIHGHIKYIMLNPSSKLKGEKDWQKYETARKLKLSVDDIRREYRRAWSAREMKQRQRGVALYFIDKLALRAGNEKDDDTADTVGCCSLRVEHITLHRHQDGQDYLVEFDFLGKDSIRYYNKVPVEKQVFKNLKLFMENKDPEDDLFDRISTIYLNKKLNEAMPGLTAKVFRTFNASTTLQEQLGKLTIDDMTVEEKLLAYNRANRAVAILCNHQRAAPKTFEKSMLALQEKIKKKKEEVEKAKKELKQAKKDHKEQPSEKSKKLVEKKENALKRLSEQLKKLKLQETDREENKVIALGTSKLNYLDPRITVAWCKKHNVPVEKIYNKTHRAKFAWAIDMADENFQF, encoded by the exons ATGAAGGCGGAGGAGAAAAGTAAGAGAGCCGGAGAAGGCCATTCACACAGCAAGAAAAGATCAGCTGAGACAAACGACCACAG AATTAGAAAGAAAGCGAAATCGACGAGATCAGGATCCAAGGAAAAACTTGAAGATTCTGAACTGAATGAAAAGTACCCCAGATCTTCTGTAAAG GAGTCTAAGATCACAAG CTCTGAAAAAGTCAAGTTTGATGCCGAGATCAGTGTATCTGAAGCCGAAAAGGTTAAG GATTTGTATGAAGAGTTGGAAAAGAG AGTGGATGGAAACAATAACTTGGAGGAAGCAATGCGGGCACAAGGGAAAGCAGAACAAGAAGGATATGAAAT ACCTTTTTTACCTGAGGGAACTAAGAACTATAAg TCTAACAGCACTAAAAGCAGTCCCAAGGATCCACACAAGATTACTGATGACGAAGATCCTAAACTCCAAGGAAAGAG ATCTGAAAAgcttcagaaaaataaaaacaggaaatgtaCTCCTGATGTCAATAGTCATTCAGTATGT cagaTTGATAATAGCCACACATCTCTGACAGctgtgaaagaggaagatgttaAAGAGCAAATCTTTAATCCCATTTCTGACCGTGCACAAACATGTCTGCCTGTTGAGAATGATCTAGAGGTGAGAAATGCTGAAAAGATGAGGGACAAAGAGTCCACTGTCAGTATTGCACAGGATAAAGCACAAGgccagaagaaaaaaaggagctCTCGCAGCACAGAACAAGagccaaagaaaaataaaaaggccaAGAGGGAAAAGgatgaggaaaaggaaaaacagaacAAGAAAGGAGTGAAAAAAGCTGAGGATGAAGCTGGTAAATGGAAATG GTGGGAGGAAGGAAAGCATGCAGATGGTCAGAAGTGGAGAAGTCTTGAGCACAAAGGGCCTCTCTTCCCACCGGAATATGAACTTTTACCAAGCGATGTGCAGTTTTTATATGATG gagCGCCTGTGCAGCTAAACCCAGCTGCAGAAGAAGTAGCAACTTTTTATGCCAAGATGCTCGATCATGAGTACACCGCCAAGCAggtttttcaaaacaatttctTCACTGACTGGAAGGAG gTAATGACAGAAGATGAAAGGAAACTAATCAAGAAGCTGTACAAGTGTGATTTCAGCAAAATCCATGCATACTTTTTGGAAAAGACAGAAGCAAAGAAAAACATGACGAAGGAAGAAAAACAG GTTTTAAAGGATGAAGCCACTAAACTAACAGAGGAGTATGGATACTGTCTGTTGGATGGACACAAGGAAAAAATAGGCAATTTCCGTCTGGAGCCTCCCGGGCTGTTTAGGGGACGAGGGGAGCACCCCAAAATGGGCAAGCTGAAGAGACGTGTCCAGCCTGAGGATGTGATTATTAACTGCAGTCA AGACGTAAAGGTCCCAGAGCCACCTGCAGGTCATCGGTGGAAGAGAGTGCAGCATGATAACACAGTCACATGGCTGGCATCCTGGGTGGAGAACATCCATGGACACATCAAGTACATCATGCTCAATCCCAGCTCCAAACTTAAG GGTGAGAAAGACTGGCAAAAGTATGAAACGGCTCGTAAGCTAAAACTGAGTGTAGACGATATAAGACGTGAGTACCGAAGGGCCTGGAGTGCTCGAGAGATGAAACAAAGACAACGAGGAGTTGCTTTATACTTCATTGACAAG CTAGCTCTGAGGGCTGGTAATGAGAAAGATGATGATACCGCAGACACAGTGGGCTGCTGCTCTCTGCGTGTAGAGCACATCACCCTCCACCGACACCAGGATGGTCAGGACTATCTAGTTGAGTTTGACTTCCTGGGCAAGGACTCCATCAGATATTACAACAAAGTGCCTGTGGAAAAACAA GTTTTCAAAAACTTGAAACTGTTCATGGAAAACAAGGATCCAGAAGACGACTTATTCGACAGAATTTCT ACAATCTACCTCAATAAGAAGCTAAATGAGGCAATGCCTGGACTGACAGCCAAAGTGTTTCGAACTTTCAATGCTTCTACCACTCTGCAGGAGCAGCTGGGCAAGCTCACCATTG ATGATATGACTGTGGAGGAAAAACTGCTGGCCTATAACCGAGCGAACAGAGCTGTGGCTATACTCTGCAACCACCAGAGGGCAGCACCCAAAACATTTGAGAAGTCCATGTTAGCCCTTCAGGAGAAG atcaaaaagaaaaaagaggaagtggAGAAAGCCAAAAAGGAGCTGAAGCAAGCAAAGAAAGATCACAAGGAGCAACCGTCGGAGAAGTCAAAGAA GCtggtggagaagaaggaaaatgcTTTGAAGAGACTGTCAGAGCAGTTAAAGAAGCTCAAGCTGCAGGAGACGGACCGAGAGGAGAACAAGGTCATCGCTCTGGGCACTTCCAAGCTCAACTACCTCGACCCCCGCATTACTGTGGCCTG GTGTAAGAAGCACAACGTTCCTGTGGAGAAGATCTACAACAAGACTCACAGGGCGAAATTTGCCTGGGCTATTGACATGGCTGATGAAAACTTCCAGTTCTAA
- the top1mt gene encoding DNA topoisomerase I, mitochondrial isoform X4, with protein MKAEEKSKRAGEGHSHSKKRSAETNDHRIRKKAKSTRSGSKEKLEDSELNEKYPRSSVKNSHSRISHKPLQESKITSSEKVKFDAEISVSEAEKDLYEELEKRVDGNNNLEEAMRAQGKAEQEGYEIPFLPEGTKNYKSNSTKSSPKDPHKITDDEDPKLQGKRSEKLQKNKNRKCTPDVNSHSVCQIDNSHTSLTAVKEEDVKEQIFNPISDRAQTCLPVENDLEVRNAEKMRDKESTVSIAQDKAQGQKKKRSSRSTEQEPKKNKKAKREKDEEKEKQNKKGVKKAEDEAGKWKWWEEGKHADGQKWRSLEHKGPLFPPEYELLPSDVQFLYDGAPVQLNPAAEEVATFYAKMLDHEYTAKQVFQNNFFTDWKEVMTEDERKLIKKLYKCDFSKIHAYFLEKTEAKKNMTKEEKQVLKDEATKLTEEYGYCLLDGHKEKIGNFRLEPPGLFRGRGEHPKMGKLKRRVQPEDVIINCSQDVKVPEPPAGHRWKRVQHDNTVTWLASWVENIHGHIKYIMLNPSSKLKGEKDWQKYETARKLKLSVDDIRREYRRAWSAREMKQRQRGVALYFIDKLALRAGNEKDDDTADTVGCCSLRVEHITLHRHQDGQDYLVEFDFLGKDSIRYYNKVPVEKQVFKNLKLFMENKDPEDDLFDRISTIYLNKKLNEAMPGLTAKVFRTFNASTTLQEQLGKLTIDDMTVEEKLLAYNRANRAVAILCNHQRAAPKTFEKSMLALQEKIKKKKEEVEKAKKELKQAKKDHKEQPSEKSKKLVEKKENALKRLSEQLKKLKLQETDREENKVIALGTSKLNYLDPRITVAWCKKHNVPVEKIYNKTHRAKFAWAIDMADENFQF; from the exons ATGAAGGCGGAGGAGAAAAGTAAGAGAGCCGGAGAAGGCCATTCACACAGCAAGAAAAGATCAGCTGAGACAAACGACCACAG AATTAGAAAGAAAGCGAAATCGACGAGATCAGGATCCAAGGAAAAACTTGAAGATTCTGAACTGAATGAAAAGTACCCCAGATCTTCTGTAAAG AACTCTCACTCAAGGATTTCACACAAACCTCTCCAGGAGTCTAAGATCACAAG CTCTGAAAAAGTCAAGTTTGATGCCGAGATCAGTGTATCTGAAGCCGAAAAG GATTTGTATGAAGAGTTGGAAAAGAG AGTGGATGGAAACAATAACTTGGAGGAAGCAATGCGGGCACAAGGGAAAGCAGAACAAGAAGGATATGAAAT ACCTTTTTTACCTGAGGGAACTAAGAACTATAAg TCTAACAGCACTAAAAGCAGTCCCAAGGATCCACACAAGATTACTGATGACGAAGATCCTAAACTCCAAGGAAAGAG ATCTGAAAAgcttcagaaaaataaaaacaggaaatgtaCTCCTGATGTCAATAGTCATTCAGTATGT cagaTTGATAATAGCCACACATCTCTGACAGctgtgaaagaggaagatgttaAAGAGCAAATCTTTAATCCCATTTCTGACCGTGCACAAACATGTCTGCCTGTTGAGAATGATCTAGAGGTGAGAAATGCTGAAAAGATGAGGGACAAAGAGTCCACTGTCAGTATTGCACAGGATAAAGCACAAGgccagaagaaaaaaaggagctCTCGCAGCACAGAACAAGagccaaagaaaaataaaaaggccaAGAGGGAAAAGgatgaggaaaaggaaaaacagaacAAGAAAGGAGTGAAAAAAGCTGAGGATGAAGCTGGTAAATGGAAATG GTGGGAGGAAGGAAAGCATGCAGATGGTCAGAAGTGGAGAAGTCTTGAGCACAAAGGGCCTCTCTTCCCACCGGAATATGAACTTTTACCAAGCGATGTGCAGTTTTTATATGATG gagCGCCTGTGCAGCTAAACCCAGCTGCAGAAGAAGTAGCAACTTTTTATGCCAAGATGCTCGATCATGAGTACACCGCCAAGCAggtttttcaaaacaatttctTCACTGACTGGAAGGAG gTAATGACAGAAGATGAAAGGAAACTAATCAAGAAGCTGTACAAGTGTGATTTCAGCAAAATCCATGCATACTTTTTGGAAAAGACAGAAGCAAAGAAAAACATGACGAAGGAAGAAAAACAG GTTTTAAAGGATGAAGCCACTAAACTAACAGAGGAGTATGGATACTGTCTGTTGGATGGACACAAGGAAAAAATAGGCAATTTCCGTCTGGAGCCTCCCGGGCTGTTTAGGGGACGAGGGGAGCACCCCAAAATGGGCAAGCTGAAGAGACGTGTCCAGCCTGAGGATGTGATTATTAACTGCAGTCA AGACGTAAAGGTCCCAGAGCCACCTGCAGGTCATCGGTGGAAGAGAGTGCAGCATGATAACACAGTCACATGGCTGGCATCCTGGGTGGAGAACATCCATGGACACATCAAGTACATCATGCTCAATCCCAGCTCCAAACTTAAG GGTGAGAAAGACTGGCAAAAGTATGAAACGGCTCGTAAGCTAAAACTGAGTGTAGACGATATAAGACGTGAGTACCGAAGGGCCTGGAGTGCTCGAGAGATGAAACAAAGACAACGAGGAGTTGCTTTATACTTCATTGACAAG CTAGCTCTGAGGGCTGGTAATGAGAAAGATGATGATACCGCAGACACAGTGGGCTGCTGCTCTCTGCGTGTAGAGCACATCACCCTCCACCGACACCAGGATGGTCAGGACTATCTAGTTGAGTTTGACTTCCTGGGCAAGGACTCCATCAGATATTACAACAAAGTGCCTGTGGAAAAACAA GTTTTCAAAAACTTGAAACTGTTCATGGAAAACAAGGATCCAGAAGACGACTTATTCGACAGAATTTCT ACAATCTACCTCAATAAGAAGCTAAATGAGGCAATGCCTGGACTGACAGCCAAAGTGTTTCGAACTTTCAATGCTTCTACCACTCTGCAGGAGCAGCTGGGCAAGCTCACCATTG ATGATATGACTGTGGAGGAAAAACTGCTGGCCTATAACCGAGCGAACAGAGCTGTGGCTATACTCTGCAACCACCAGAGGGCAGCACCCAAAACATTTGAGAAGTCCATGTTAGCCCTTCAGGAGAAG atcaaaaagaaaaaagaggaagtggAGAAAGCCAAAAAGGAGCTGAAGCAAGCAAAGAAAGATCACAAGGAGCAACCGTCGGAGAAGTCAAAGAA GCtggtggagaagaaggaaaatgcTTTGAAGAGACTGTCAGAGCAGTTAAAGAAGCTCAAGCTGCAGGAGACGGACCGAGAGGAGAACAAGGTCATCGCTCTGGGCACTTCCAAGCTCAACTACCTCGACCCCCGCATTACTGTGGCCTG GTGTAAGAAGCACAACGTTCCTGTGGAGAAGATCTACAACAAGACTCACAGGGCGAAATTTGCCTGGGCTATTGACATGGCTGATGAAAACTTCCAGTTCTAA